A genomic segment from Juglans regia cultivar Chandler chromosome 14, Walnut 2.0, whole genome shotgun sequence encodes:
- the LOC108990042 gene encoding MLO-like protein 2 — MAGASGGRTLEETPTWAVAVVCFVLVFISIIIEHIIHLIAKWLKKKHKRALFEALEKIKSELMLLGFISLLLTVGQGPISNVCISEKMGAKWHPCEKKQEIQLTEDEDEDEDSNGRKLLMIMSDSGGSFRRILASATSTDNCAAKGKVPFVSEDGIHQLHIFIFVLAVFHVLYCILTLALGTAKMRRWKHWETETRTAEYQFSHDPERFRFARDTSFGRRHLSFWTKTPALMWIFCFFRQFVRSVPKVDYLALRHGFIMAHLAPQSHQKFDFQKYINRSLEEDFKVVVGISPLIWFAAVIFLLFNTHGWKSYLWLPFIPLIIILLVGTKLQVIITQMALRIQERGEVVMGEPVVIPGDELFWFNRPRLLLFLINFVLFQNAFQLAFFAWAWYEFGLKSCFHEDVEDIVIQIAMGVLVQILCSYVTLPLYALVTQMGSSMKPTIFNDRVAAALRNWHHTARKHLKHQKGSASVTPFSSKPTTPSHYTSPVYLLRHHRSDMTDSVQGTTSPRRSSNYDIDHLPYYSETDSPSHRGFRVGDGSTHGHHLDQSSVAYDKDVNEITTISQTTARMQHEIEIGPQPKDFSFDKRTSL; from the exons ATGGCAGGAGCTAGTGGAGGAAGAACATTAGAAGAAACTCCCACTTGGGCTGTTGCAgttgtgtgttttgttttggttttcataTCCATAATCATCGAGCACATCATCCATCTTATAGCAAAG TGGTTGAAGAAGAAACATAAAAGAGCTTTATTTGAGGCATTAGAAAAGATCAAATCAG AGCTCATGTTGTTGGGATTTATATCCTTGCTCCTCACAGTAGGACAGGGTCCAATATCGAACGTATGCATATCAGAGAAAATGGGAGCGAAGTGGCATCCATGCGAGAAGAAGCAAGAAATCCAGTTGACCGAGGACGAGGACGAGGACGAGGATTCCAATGGCCGGAAACTACTGATGATCATGTCGGATTCTGGAGGAAGTTTTCGACGCATTTTGGCTTCGGCGACGTCTACAGATAATTGTGCAGCCAAG GGAAAAGTACCATTTGTGTCTGAGGATGGTATACATCAACTGCACATTTTTATCTTCGTGTTGGCTGTTTTTCACGTCCTCTACTGCATTCTCACCCTCGCTTTGGGTACAGCCAAG ATGAGAAGATGGAAGCATTGGGAGACGGAAACCAGAACTGCTGAGTACCAGTTTTCACATG ACCCAGAGCGATTCAGATTTGCAAGGGATACGTCGTTTGGGAGAAGGCACTTGAGCTTCTGGACCAAAACACCTGCGCTCATGTGGATA TTCTGTTTTTTCAGACAGTTTGTGAGGTCTGTTCCTAAAGTTGATTACTTGGCCTTGCGACATGGATTTATAATg GCACATTTGGCACCTCAAAGTCATCAGAAATTCGACtttcaaaaatatatcaatagaTCATTGGAAGAGGATTTCAAGGTGGTTGTGGGAATCAG CCCTTTGATCTGGTTCGCCGCGGTGATATTCTTGCTCTTTAACACTCATG GCTGGAAATCTTATCTATGGCTACCATTTATTCCATTGATT ATCATCCTATTGGTGGGGACAAAGCTACAAGTGATCATAACTCAAATGGCATTGAGAATTCAAGAGAGAGGAGAGGTTGTGATGGGAGAACCTGTAGTTATTCCAGGTGACGAACTCTTCTGGTTCAACCGCCCACGCCTCCTCCTTTTCCTCATTAACTTTGTTCTCTTTCAG AATGCCTTTCAGCTAGCATTCTTTGCATGGGCTTGG TATGAATTCGGGTTGAAATCTTGTTTCCACGAGGATGTGGAGGATATCGTTATCCAAATCGCAATGGG GGTCCTGGTACAAATTCTGTGCAGCTATGTCACTCTCCCACTCTATGCCCTTGTAACGCAG ATGGGTTCAAGCATGAAGCCAACGATATTCAACGATAGAGTAGCGGCGGCGCTACGCAACTGGCACCACACGGCCAGGAAACACTTGAAGCACCAAAAGGGCTCAGCCTCAGTGACCCCTTTCTCCAGCAAACCCACCACTCCATCCCACTACACGTCCCCTGTTTATCTCTTGCGCCACCACCGCAGCGACATGACCGACAGCGTCCAAGGTACAACATCACCCAGAAGATCATCCAATTACGACATTGATCATCTCCCATATTATTCGGAAACCGATTCCCCTTCCCACCGCGGCTTCCGGGTAGGCGATGGCTCCACCCACGGCCACCACCTGGATCAAAGCAGTGTTGCGTATGATAAGGATGTAAACGAAATTACTACCATCTCGCAGACGACAGCTCGCATGCAACACGAAATTGAAATCGGGCCGCAGCCTAAAGACTTCTCATTTGATAAAAGAACGAGTTTGTGA